A genome region from Nitrospira sp. includes the following:
- a CDS encoding PDZ domain-containing protein has translation MKKHIDTSAYLIAGFLSLCLIPSPAATGTAWAADGHEKSEAPAPTFSLESTIPDGVIGVSLHVGAERVGETAVLYIAHVLPDGPAQQAGLKQGDEVMTVDGVAVTGKTYEQVALMVRGEPGSVVKLGVKSEGGPHEVSVTRVSGQSLYKGQMGSHGGSGR, from the coding sequence ATGAAGAAGCACATCGATACCTCCGCGTACCTGATCGCAGGGTTTTTGAGCCTCTGCCTGATCCCCTCGCCTGCCGCCACCGGCACGGCCTGGGCTGCCGACGGACATGAGAAGTCAGAGGCGCCGGCACCCACGTTCAGTTTGGAATCCACGATTCCGGATGGCGTGATCGGCGTGTCGCTGCACGTCGGGGCGGAGCGCGTGGGTGAGACCGCCGTGCTGTATATCGCGCATGTGTTGCCGGATGGACCAGCCCAGCAGGCCGGACTTAAGCAGGGAGACGAGGTGATGACCGTAGATGGTGTGGCGGTGACCGGCAAAACCTATGAGCAAGTGGCCCTCATGGTTCGAGGAGAGCCCGGCTCGGTGGTGAAGCTGGGGGTCAAGAGCGAGGGTGGCCCGCACGAGGTCTCCGTGACTCGCGTATCGGGCCAGAGTTTGTACAAGGGACAAATGGGGTCACACGGCGGTTCGGGCCGATAG
- a CDS encoding deoxyribodipyrimidine photo-lyase: MKGLVWLRRDLRLRDNPALSAACKECQEIVPLFVFDAPLLHSHAFGSASVGFMLGCLEELRRSLVAHGIALAWRSGDPVDSVMQAAAELKVDAVYWNRDYEPAALERDRRVQQRLAQQGRTVRTFKDHVVFETEEVRGLTGDPFQRYSAYRDRWWVKWRAAAPPLLAIPSFPRADKATAPESRELPSLADLGYESVPMWIEPGEQAAHARLQWFLRGPVHHYVTGRNLPAIDGTSKLSPHLRFGTISARTLVHAALNALAKGGAVSRADVFTWIDELVWREFFQHVLSSFPHVAHGPFKVKPGLPEPRPAGPERDRFFAAWSQGLTGYPIVDAGMRQLNQTGWMHNRVRMVVASFLVKDLRIDWQSGERYFMERLVDGDLAANNGNWQWCASTGTDAMQGYRIFNPRIQSEKFDAEGEYLRRYVPELKHVPTKWIHEPHLMPPLEQVQAGCRIGSDYPEPIVDHRQARQEYLDLGKAPVKA, translated from the coding sequence ATGAAGGGGTTGGTGTGGTTGCGTCGAGATCTGCGACTCCGTGACAACCCCGCGCTGTCGGCGGCGTGCAAGGAATGTCAGGAGATCGTACCGTTGTTCGTATTCGACGCACCCTTGTTGCATTCGCACGCGTTCGGCTCCGCCTCTGTCGGGTTCATGTTGGGGTGTCTGGAGGAGTTAAGACGGTCTCTCGTCGCGCACGGTATCGCCCTCGCTTGGCGGTCAGGCGATCCGGTCGACTCGGTGATGCAGGCGGCGGCAGAGCTCAAGGTCGATGCGGTGTATTGGAATCGGGACTATGAACCGGCGGCGCTGGAGCGGGATCGCAGGGTTCAGCAGCGATTGGCGCAGCAGGGCCGGACGGTCAGAACGTTCAAGGATCATGTCGTATTCGAGACAGAAGAGGTGCGCGGGCTGACCGGAGATCCGTTTCAGCGCTACAGTGCCTATCGCGACCGGTGGTGGGTGAAGTGGCGGGCCGCTGCCCCGCCGCTGCTGGCCATTCCGTCGTTCCCGCGGGCCGACAAGGCGACCGCTCCTGAGTCGCGGGAATTGCCTTCGCTGGCGGATCTCGGGTATGAGTCGGTGCCGATGTGGATCGAACCGGGTGAGCAGGCTGCGCATGCCAGACTGCAGTGGTTCTTGCGAGGCCCGGTTCATCACTATGTGACCGGCAGAAATCTTCCGGCGATCGACGGCACGTCGAAGTTGTCTCCTCATCTGCGCTTCGGGACGATCTCCGCTCGCACCTTGGTGCATGCCGCCCTCAACGCACTTGCGAAAGGCGGCGCGGTGTCGCGCGCGGATGTCTTCACCTGGATTGATGAACTGGTCTGGCGGGAATTTTTTCAGCACGTCCTCAGCTCGTTTCCCCACGTGGCTCACGGGCCGTTCAAGGTCAAACCGGGACTGCCCGAGCCTAGGCCTGCAGGGCCCGAGCGCGATCGGTTCTTTGCCGCCTGGTCTCAGGGACTGACAGGCTACCCGATTGTGGATGCCGGTATGCGCCAATTGAACCAGACGGGCTGGATGCACAATCGCGTGCGAATGGTGGTGGCCTCGTTTCTGGTGAAGGACCTGCGGATCGATTGGCAGAGCGGAGAGCGCTATTTCATGGAGCGGCTCGTGGACGGTGACTTGGCCGCCAACAATGGCAATTGGCAATGGTGCGCCTCCACGGGGACGGACGCGATGCAGGGCTACAGGATTTTTAATCCGAGAATCCAAAGCGAAAAGTTCGACGCCGAGGGGGAATATCTTCGTCGCTACGTTCCTGAGCTGAAGCACGTGCCCACGAAATGGATTCATGAGCCGCATCTCATGCCGCCGTTGGAACAGGTGCAGGCCGGATGCCGCATCGGATCGGATTATCCGGAGCCGATCGTGGACCATCGACAAGCGCGCCAGGAATATCTGGATCTCGGAAAGGCGCCGGTGAAGGCATGA
- a CDS encoding DUF523 and DUF1722 domain-containing protein yields MMTTPLRLGISRCLLGEEVRFDGGHKRDLFLTDVLGRYVEWVPVCPEVEAGLGTPREAMRLIGSPQQPRLVTIKTGQDHTRALEAMAARRLENLDGMDLSGFVLKKDSPSCGVERVRTYNEHGMPGRKGVGLFARAFLAKFPLIPVEEEGRLCDPLLRENFIERVFCYRRWQDLRQRGVTRQALVRFHTIHKYLLLAHSAPHYRQLGRLVAQVTEYRPKELAVRYGELFMQALAAKATVRKHVNVLQHILGHFKERLDTQEKAELLSVIGDYHQGLTPLIVPLTLIKHYVQIFDVAYIRDQVYLTPHPKELMLRNHV; encoded by the coding sequence ATGATGACCACTCCGCTTCGCCTGGGCATCAGTCGGTGTCTGCTTGGCGAAGAGGTCCGCTTCGACGGGGGGCACAAGCGAGACCTGTTTCTGACCGATGTGCTGGGCCGTTATGTTGAGTGGGTGCCGGTTTGTCCGGAAGTCGAAGCCGGACTCGGGACGCCGCGCGAAGCGATGCGACTTATCGGCAGTCCGCAACAGCCGCGGCTGGTGACCATCAAGACCGGGCAGGACCACACGCGAGCTTTGGAGGCAATGGCGGCGAGACGCCTGGAGAATCTCGACGGGATGGATCTCTCCGGGTTTGTGTTGAAGAAAGACTCGCCGAGTTGCGGGGTGGAGCGGGTTCGTACGTACAACGAGCATGGAATGCCGGGCAGAAAGGGTGTGGGATTGTTCGCGCGGGCCTTTCTGGCGAAGTTCCCCCTGATTCCGGTGGAGGAAGAAGGGCGTCTGTGTGATCCGCTGCTGCGGGAAAACTTCATTGAGCGGGTGTTCTGTTATCGTCGTTGGCAGGATCTGAGGCAACGCGGTGTCACTAGGCAAGCATTGGTGCGGTTTCATACGATCCACAAATATCTGCTCCTGGCCCATAGCGCTCCGCACTATCGTCAGCTTGGACGGTTGGTGGCACAGGTCACGGAGTATCGGCCGAAGGAGCTCGCCGTGCGGTATGGCGAACTGTTCATGCAGGCCCTCGCGGCCAAGGCGACGGTGCGAAAACATGTGAATGTGCTCCAGCACATCCTGGGCCATTTCAAGGAACGGCTCGATACGCAGGAGAAGGCCGAGCTGTTGAGCGTCATCGGGGACTATCACCAGGGACTCACGCCGCTGATTGTTCCGCTGACCTTGATCAAACACTATGTCCAGATCTTTGATGTCGCATACATTCGCGACCAGGTGTATCTGACTCCGCATCCGAAGGAGTTGATGCTCCGCAACCATGTCTAG
- a CDS encoding CbiX/SirB N-terminal domain-containing protein: MATVRQGVILVGHGGIPKGCPQDLVTKLKRLEGQRRAAKQPASAEELELDAKIRQWPRNADTDPYQAGLEAVAAQLRANLGEVLFAVAYNEFCAPTLEASVDQLVKQGATRITVATTMFTPGGSHSEIEIPEILEHLRPQYPGVELRYAWPFDLALVAGTLAEQVRRFS; encoded by the coding sequence ATGGCAACAGTGCGACAAGGTGTGATTCTCGTCGGGCATGGCGGCATCCCAAAAGGGTGCCCGCAGGATTTGGTGACGAAATTAAAGCGGCTGGAGGGACAGCGGCGCGCGGCGAAACAGCCGGCCTCGGCCGAAGAGCTTGAATTGGATGCCAAGATCCGCCAGTGGCCGAGGAATGCCGACACGGATCCGTATCAGGCCGGGCTGGAAGCGGTCGCTGCGCAATTGCGCGCGAATCTGGGCGAGGTGTTGTTCGCCGTGGCCTATAACGAGTTTTGCGCGCCCACGCTGGAAGCATCGGTTGATCAGCTCGTCAAACAGGGAGCGACCCGCATTACGGTGGCGACTACGATGTTCACTCCGGGCGGCTCGCATTCGGAAATCGAGATTCCGGAAATTCTTGAGCATCTTCGACCGCAGTATCCCGGAGTCGAACTCCGTTATGCCTGGCCGTTTGATTTGGCCCTGGTTGCAGGCACGCTGGCCGAGCAGGTGCGGCGATTTTCCTAG
- the pyrE gene encoding orotate phosphoribosyltransferase, with the protein MLHDDLVAAFQKTQSFKWDPTGGFKLASGLMSPFYVDCRTLMAFPHARHLVAQRAWEVTKELEVDCLGGLEIGAISIATTISDFAYLATPRREWRTFFVRKQPKDHGLGRLVEGVVQVGDRALIVDDVLTSGGSVLKAITAARDAGLKVTDALVIVDRKEQDGRARIEATGVRVLSLLTIDDLTKGQRRSS; encoded by the coding sequence ATGTTGCATGATGACCTTGTCGCCGCGTTTCAGAAGACCCAGTCGTTTAAGTGGGATCCGACAGGCGGATTCAAACTCGCATCCGGGCTGATGAGTCCATTTTACGTGGATTGTCGCACTCTGATGGCGTTCCCCCACGCCAGGCATCTGGTCGCACAACGGGCCTGGGAGGTGACCAAGGAACTCGAAGTGGATTGCCTTGGGGGCTTGGAGATCGGGGCGATCTCGATTGCGACGACGATCTCGGACTTTGCCTATCTCGCGACGCCTCGCCGTGAGTGGCGGACTTTTTTTGTGAGGAAGCAGCCCAAGGACCATGGGTTGGGCAGGTTGGTGGAGGGTGTCGTGCAGGTGGGAGACCGGGCCCTCATCGTCGATGATGTGTTGACCAGCGGAGGATCTGTCCTTAAGGCCATCACGGCCGCGCGTGACGCGGGGTTGAAGGTGACCGACGCGTTGGTCATCGTCGATCGGAAAGAACAGGATGGCCGTGCCCGCATCGAAGCCACCGGCGTGAGAGTGCTGAGCCTCCTGACGATCGACGATCTGACGAAGGGGCAGCGTCGCTCGTCCTAG
- a CDS encoding rhodanese-like domain-containing protein, protein MRYLSGLLCLGVLCGLLLEGPQATFAHHSYTLTVQQLRAGLLKASSTEAKGFLLVDVRSPEEHASGMIPGTDRNIDFREIQARHRELGAALGDHIVVYCQSGHRSNIAAETLADLGYTHVYNVVGSMNAWMEAGFPVSPAR, encoded by the coding sequence ATGAGATATCTGAGCGGTCTTCTCTGCCTGGGAGTGCTGTGTGGCCTTCTCTTGGAGGGGCCTCAGGCCACCTTCGCGCATCATTCCTATACGTTGACGGTGCAGCAACTGCGAGCCGGTTTGCTGAAGGCCTCTTCGACGGAGGCGAAGGGATTCCTGTTGGTCGATGTGCGCTCGCCTGAGGAGCATGCCTCCGGCATGATTCCGGGGACCGATCGAAACATCGACTTCCGTGAGATCCAGGCGCGGCATCGGGAACTTGGCGCGGCCCTGGGCGACCATATTGTCGTGTATTGCCAGTCCGGCCATCGCAGCAACATTGCCGCTGAAACGTTGGCCGATTTGGGCTACACGCACGTCTACAATGTCGTAGGCAGCATGAATGCCTGGATGGAGGCTGGGTTTCCCGTCTCGCCTGCTCGCTAG
- a CDS encoding phosphodiester glycosidase family protein — MMNDSRTQSPRPVYRLALLFWSLIALSIGNGPQTATAATTGVPWERLVTGMHVAFWSPIDACPQVPSLLMLQIDPERFRFTIYQYRDEGLRAPLSIHDWQQRTDAYVLFNAGLFREDYSYLGVLLKNGRSLGSKKHHSWQGLFAAEPIDGKLRKARVLDLAFDGFAEEAPLYREAAQSLMLFDRTGKLRVRDSGKRAFQTVVAEDGEGAILVIKTADVVSLHHLADCLHRQLPSIQQAMAMDGGASSDVIASPDLLHAAQETTTQATWRSLLAGNIGVHIPLPTVIGISPRAPTRSLPSPNTASSSRDR, encoded by the coding sequence ATGATGAATGACAGCCGCACACAGAGCCCGCGACCCGTTTACCGGCTGGCGCTCTTATTCTGGAGCCTGATAGCCCTTTCCATCGGCAACGGACCCCAGACCGCCACCGCTGCCACCACCGGGGTCCCATGGGAACGATTGGTCACGGGCATGCACGTGGCGTTCTGGAGCCCCATCGACGCCTGCCCTCAGGTTCCGTCCCTTCTCATGCTGCAGATCGATCCTGAACGGTTTCGATTTACCATCTATCAGTATCGCGATGAAGGCCTCCGCGCCCCGCTCTCCATTCACGACTGGCAGCAACGCACCGATGCCTACGTGCTGTTTAACGCAGGCCTGTTTCGCGAAGATTATTCGTACCTGGGTGTCTTGCTGAAAAACGGGCGTTCACTCGGCAGCAAGAAACATCATTCGTGGCAAGGGCTGTTCGCGGCTGAACCGATCGACGGGAAACTCCGGAAAGCCCGCGTGCTGGACCTGGCCTTCGACGGGTTTGCAGAAGAGGCTCCGCTCTACCGGGAAGCGGCGCAATCCCTGATGCTGTTCGACAGGACAGGAAAGCTCCGGGTTCGGGACAGTGGGAAACGGGCGTTTCAAACCGTGGTGGCCGAAGATGGGGAGGGCGCCATTCTCGTCATCAAGACAGCGGATGTCGTCTCACTGCATCACCTGGCCGACTGTCTGCATCGGCAACTGCCGTCGATTCAGCAGGCAATGGCCATGGACGGGGGCGCTTCGTCCGATGTCATTGCGAGCCCAGATCTGCTCCACGCCGCCCAGGAAACCACCACACAAGCCACATGGCGATCACTTCTGGCGGGCAACATTGGTGTGCATATTCCACTACCAACCGTCATCGGCATCAGCCCACGGGCACCGACGCGCAGCCTCCCGTCCCCAAACACCGCCAGCTCATCACGCGACCGATGA
- a CDS encoding response regulator yields MSQPLRIIHLETNSADAELIATTLKDADIPCQLKRVQTREEFLAALRQEGFSLILADTAVPGFDGAAALSHTRTLHPDMPFLFVSSTQGEEFAIDMMQRGATDYISKQRLGRLGPSIKRTLRELDERLERRRAQDALSVSEKQFRQAQKMEAVGRLAGGLAHDFNNLLTVIMGHSQVLLGELHPDNPMRTKIEEMQKAGGRAASLIRQLMAFSRKQEVEPKTLSFNSVVGNVDGMLQRLIGEDIQLVIRPDPYDGHVNADLGQLEQVLINLVVNARDAMPNGGLLAIETSQTELTRTPVHHLHPLPLGQYVKLTVTDTGCGMDADVLSHLFEPFFTTKEEPNGTGLGLSTVFGIVTTCGGGIDVWSQVGHGTTFDLYFPRVNPQAAATDTTAPQGHLRQGSETILLVEDDTGVRDLVRHELLKTGYQVLEAKNGVEACLTATQQSYHVDLLLTDVAMPGMNGRELAQHLCVIKPNLRVLFMSGYLDDISVNRGMNPHRTTFLQKPFTPDVLLRTVRALLDSSAPGTVNAQHPSTPDQAPRNARAS; encoded by the coding sequence ATGTCTCAGCCACTGCGCATCATCCATCTCGAGACCAACTCCGCCGATGCGGAGCTCATCGCCACGACCCTCAAAGATGCCGACATTCCGTGCCAGTTGAAGCGCGTGCAGACGCGGGAGGAGTTTCTGGCAGCCCTCCGCCAGGAGGGGTTCAGTCTCATTCTCGCCGACACCGCGGTCCCTGGTTTCGACGGCGCCGCCGCCCTCTCGCACACGCGAACCCTGCATCCGGACATGCCGTTCCTCTTTGTCTCCAGCACCCAAGGGGAAGAATTCGCCATCGACATGATGCAGCGGGGAGCCACCGACTACATCTCCAAGCAGCGCCTTGGACGTCTGGGCCCCTCCATCAAGCGAACCCTGCGTGAACTCGACGAACGGCTGGAACGCAGACGGGCGCAAGACGCGCTGAGTGTGAGCGAAAAGCAGTTTCGTCAGGCCCAGAAGATGGAAGCCGTCGGGCGGCTCGCGGGAGGACTCGCCCATGATTTCAACAATCTGTTGACGGTCATCATGGGGCATAGCCAGGTCCTCCTGGGAGAATTGCATCCCGACAATCCCATGCGCACCAAGATCGAAGAGATGCAGAAAGCCGGCGGACGCGCCGCAAGCCTCATTCGCCAACTCATGGCCTTCAGCCGGAAGCAGGAGGTGGAACCAAAAACCCTGTCGTTCAACTCAGTCGTCGGCAATGTAGACGGCATGCTCCAGCGACTCATCGGTGAAGATATCCAACTGGTCATCCGCCCAGACCCCTATGACGGCCACGTGAACGCCGACCTCGGCCAACTGGAACAGGTCCTCATAAATCTGGTCGTAAATGCGCGGGATGCCATGCCGAACGGAGGCCTACTGGCGATTGAAACGTCGCAAACGGAACTCACACGGACCCCGGTGCATCATCTTCATCCACTCCCATTGGGACAATATGTGAAATTGACCGTCACCGATACCGGGTGCGGCATGGATGCCGACGTCCTCTCCCATTTATTCGAACCATTTTTTACCACCAAGGAAGAGCCCAACGGCACCGGACTGGGCCTGTCCACCGTCTTCGGTATCGTCACGACCTGCGGAGGCGGCATTGATGTGTGGAGCCAGGTCGGACATGGCACCACCTTTGACCTGTATTTCCCACGCGTGAACCCGCAAGCGGCGGCGACGGACACCACGGCCCCTCAGGGCCACCTGCGCCAGGGATCGGAAACCATTCTTCTCGTCGAGGACGATACCGGGGTGCGCGACCTGGTCCGTCACGAACTGCTTAAAACCGGCTATCAGGTGCTGGAGGCCAAGAATGGAGTCGAAGCCTGTCTCACGGCCACACAACAGAGTTACCATGTGGACCTCCTGCTCACCGACGTGGCGATGCCGGGGATGAACGGTCGCGAACTCGCGCAACACCTGTGCGTGATTAAGCCGAATCTTCGAGTGCTGTTCATGTCGGGGTACCTGGACGATATCTCCGTGAATAGGGGCATGAACCCCCACCGTACGACATTTCTCCAAAAGCCCTTCACCCCGGATGTGCTCCTGCGCACAGTTCGCGCCTTGCTCGACTCCTCTGCGCCCGGCACGGTCAATGCGCAACACCCCTCCACACCAGACCAGGCTCCACGCAACGCGCGAGCATCCTGA
- a CDS encoding response regulator — MTLTKPILLAEDNPRDAELALAAMEEHHLADKVILCHDGAEVLDYLYCRGHFKTRLQGNPAVVLLDLKMPKVDGLEVLRTIKNDAALKPIPVVMLTSSREERDLVESYALGANAYVVKPVEFHQFLKAVKELGVFWGMINEPPPEAASRATSRST; from the coding sequence ATGACTCTCACCAAACCCATTTTACTGGCGGAAGATAATCCACGCGACGCGGAACTGGCACTGGCGGCAATGGAGGAACATCACCTTGCCGACAAAGTCATTCTCTGTCATGACGGCGCGGAGGTGTTGGACTACCTCTACTGCCGCGGCCATTTCAAGACTCGTCTTCAAGGCAATCCAGCCGTCGTCCTGCTCGATTTGAAAATGCCGAAAGTCGACGGACTGGAGGTCTTGCGCACGATCAAGAACGACGCGGCCCTAAAACCGATCCCAGTCGTCATGCTCACCTCCTCCCGCGAAGAGCGGGACCTGGTGGAAAGTTATGCCTTGGGCGCAAACGCCTATGTGGTGAAACCGGTCGAGTTTCACCAGTTCCTCAAGGCCGTGAAGGAACTCGGTGTGTTCTGGGGGATGATCAACGAGCCCCCTCCCGAAGCGGCAAGCCGCGCAACCAGCCGATCAACGTAA
- a CDS encoding ATP-binding protein — protein MDEPKPQQVVDADVECVLPAPPWSQRILTRLSFLLPWVLAFQKRSIEQRVLAGFGLVFAGILVISAISYRNMTVLIRNGHHDQLSHEFIQSLAATGESIDDAENGHRRFLVTGDESYLAAYNTLRERAPEYIGYLRDLTEAGSIQRGRVAQLEQLIAQQLREERAAIDLRNDTGFESVRTMALAGVARTALDSARRLQAQMEQDETKALAQRVIESTTTTRSSIILLIIGALLLFVLLAAVYYLIRHDITARRRIAEELHRRGELLEAANKELEAFSYSVSHDLRAPLRHIDGYASLLTKAASISLDDKAKRYLLTISESATKMGQLIDDLLVFSRMGRQEMLHGTVNLNQLITSVLHDLRHDLQDRTISWTIDQLPEVTGDAAMLRQVFTNLVANAIKFTGTRPQATIEIGSRESGQEEAVLFVRDNGVGFDMRYANKLFGVFQRLHRADEFEGTGIGLANVRRIIHRHGGKAWAEGALGEGATFYVSLPMARTSA, from the coding sequence ATGGACGAACCGAAACCCCAACAGGTCGTCGACGCAGACGTCGAGTGCGTCCTTCCCGCCCCTCCTTGGAGCCAGCGCATACTCACCCGCCTCTCGTTTCTTCTCCCGTGGGTGCTGGCATTTCAGAAACGGTCCATTGAACAGCGCGTCCTGGCTGGCTTCGGACTCGTGTTTGCGGGCATCCTGGTGATTTCCGCCATATCGTATCGCAACATGACGGTGTTGATCCGCAACGGTCACCACGATCAACTGAGTCATGAGTTCATCCAGTCCTTAGCCGCAACGGGAGAATCCATCGACGACGCCGAGAACGGCCACCGGCGGTTTCTCGTCACCGGTGACGAGAGCTACCTGGCCGCCTACAATACGTTGCGGGAACGTGCACCGGAGTACATCGGGTACCTAAGGGACCTCACGGAGGCGGGCAGTATCCAGCGTGGACGCGTCGCGCAGCTCGAGCAGTTGATTGCACAGCAATTGCGGGAAGAACGCGCCGCCATCGACTTGAGAAACGACACGGGATTTGAATCGGTACGGACGATGGCCTTGGCCGGTGTCGCCAGAACCGCGCTCGACTCTGCGCGTCGGCTCCAGGCTCAGATGGAACAGGACGAGACCAAGGCCCTCGCACAACGGGTGATCGAATCCACCACGACCACGCGCTCCAGCATCATCCTTCTGATCATCGGCGCCCTCCTGCTCTTTGTGCTCCTGGCAGCGGTGTATTACCTGATTCGTCATGACATTACCGCCCGACGTCGAATCGCGGAGGAACTTCATCGACGGGGAGAACTCCTGGAGGCAGCTAACAAGGAACTCGAAGCGTTCAGTTACTCTGTGTCACACGATTTGCGCGCACCGCTGCGGCATATCGACGGCTACGCGTCACTGCTCACGAAAGCGGCGTCCATCTCCCTCGACGACAAGGCCAAACGGTATCTCCTGACGATTTCTGAATCAGCCACCAAAATGGGACAACTCATCGACGATCTGTTAGTGTTTTCCCGCATGGGCCGACAGGAAATGTTGCACGGGACGGTCAACCTCAATCAATTGATCACGTCCGTGCTGCACGATCTGCGACATGACTTGCAAGATCGGACAATCTCATGGACAATCGATCAACTCCCTGAAGTCACGGGCGACGCAGCCATGTTACGGCAGGTGTTTACGAATCTCGTGGCCAATGCAATAAAGTTTACCGGCACGCGTCCACAGGCCACCATTGAGATCGGAAGCCGGGAAAGCGGGCAGGAAGAAGCGGTGTTATTCGTGCGCGATAATGGGGTAGGATTTGATATGCGCTACGCCAACAAATTGTTCGGCGTCTTTCAGCGACTCCATCGAGCGGATGAGTTCGAGGGAACGGGCATCGGGCTAGCCAATGTCCGACGCATCATTCACCGACATGGCGGGAAAGCCTGGGCAGAAGGTGCGCTCGGCGAAGGCGCAACCTTTTACGTCAGCCTCCCGATGGCAAGGACATCGGCATGA
- a CDS encoding NADH-quinone oxidoreductase subunit N, giving the protein MTFSLTLSVSDLLLLLPELFLTAWLCVILIVDFSFKRIVQEQLAYLSILGLMITLGCLAWFDMTGITGTLFGKMFVLDRMAIFFKVMILLATILVILLSIDYVHRFSFFRGEYYFLVVMSALGMMFMTSANDLLSLFVTLEFATFGFYVLVSYLRDDMASNEAGLKFFILGVFAAGLLAYGISLVYGETGKLVFSDMTGATPTTGLIIGFLLIFAALGFKIGAVPFHSWIPDTYHGAPTPVTAFLSIAPKVAAFAILLRLFLVALATFKPAWTLLIVAASILSMTYGNIVAIAQRNVKRLLAYSGIAQVGNVLIGLAAGTKMGTDSILFYLLTYLFANLGAFAVIMAISNAVGSDEIDDYRGLNRRSPFLAFAMLIFLLSLAGVPPLAGFIGKLYIFVAAIKEGLYVLITVGLINIVVSMYYYLIVVKKMYINEPLDSSPIKTTGPLRAVIYVGLAGTLVIGIYPQPFLDWAVAATLMFSNLLGPAASLTPPVTPFGG; this is encoded by the coding sequence ATGACTTTTTCCCTGACCCTCTCAGTCAGCGATCTGTTGCTCCTCCTGCCCGAGCTCTTTCTGACGGCCTGGCTCTGCGTCATCCTGATCGTCGACTTTTCATTCAAACGAATCGTACAAGAGCAGCTGGCCTATCTCAGCATTCTAGGATTGATGATTACACTGGGCTGCCTCGCCTGGTTTGACATGACCGGTATAACCGGCACCCTGTTCGGCAAGATGTTCGTGCTGGATCGGATGGCGATCTTCTTCAAGGTCATGATTCTCCTTGCGACAATCCTGGTCATTCTGCTCTCGATCGATTACGTACACCGGTTTTCTTTCTTCCGAGGCGAATACTACTTCCTCGTCGTCATGTCGGCATTGGGCATGATGTTCATGACCTCAGCCAACGATCTGCTGTCGCTATTCGTCACCCTCGAGTTCGCGACATTCGGGTTTTATGTCCTCGTGTCCTATCTGCGCGACGATATGGCGTCCAACGAGGCGGGCCTCAAGTTTTTCATCCTCGGGGTCTTTGCCGCCGGCTTGCTCGCCTACGGCATCAGCCTGGTCTACGGCGAAACAGGCAAACTGGTCTTTTCGGATATGACCGGCGCCACGCCGACCACCGGTCTCATCATTGGCTTCCTGCTCATTTTTGCCGCCTTAGGCTTCAAGATCGGCGCCGTGCCGTTTCATTCCTGGATCCCGGACACCTACCATGGGGCACCGACGCCCGTGACGGCCTTCCTGTCGATCGCACCAAAAGTTGCCGCTTTTGCTATTCTGCTGCGCCTGTTCCTCGTGGCATTGGCGACCTTCAAGCCGGCCTGGACATTGCTGATTGTAGCCGCCTCCATCCTCTCCATGACCTATGGCAACATCGTGGCCATCGCGCAACGCAATGTGAAACGCCTGTTGGCCTATTCCGGTATTGCGCAGGTCGGCAACGTCCTGATTGGCCTCGCGGCCGGAACCAAGATGGGGACCGATTCCATTTTGTTCTACCTCCTGACCTACCTCTTTGCGAACCTCGGCGCCTTCGCCGTGATCATGGCGATCAGCAACGCCGTGGGCAGCGATGAAATCGACGACTATCGCGGCCTTAATCGGCGCTCTCCCTTTCTGGCTTTTGCGATGTTGATTTTCTTGTTGTCCCTGGCCGGTGTACCTCCACTCGCCGGCTTCATCGGCAAACTGTATATCTTTGTCGCAGCGATCAAGGAAGGCCTCTACGTCCTGATTACGGTAGGCCTGATCAACATCGTCGTGTCGATGTACTACTACCTGATTGTCGTCAAGAAGATGTACATCAACGAACCCCTCGATTCGTCTCCCATCAAGACCACGGGCCCCCTGCGAGCCGTGATTTATGTCGGCCTCGCGGGAACGCTTGTGATCGGCATCTATCCACAGCCGTTCCTCGACTGGGCCGTGGCAGCCACCTTGATGTTTTCGAATCTCCTCGGCCCTGCTGCCTCCCTGACGCCCCCCGTGACTCCATTCGGTGGATAG